Proteins from a genomic interval of Acidobacteriota bacterium:
- a CDS encoding NfeD family protein gives MPAAPDGLIALIIVLAVGYLLLLAELFVPGGVLGLVGFVVVLYACYLAFDMGPLWGTAVVLLSMGVTAAGVHFFFRSRTGRALVLDSPDPPSWRSQEEDLSDLIGRRGQTVTDLRPSGTMELEGRRLDVVADGEFLDAGTAVEVVEVEGGRVVVESVAEVEAADPEIPTDPPARHGAEELAAGREAKP, from the coding sequence ATGCCGGCGGCACCGGACGGCCTCATCGCCCTCATCATCGTCCTCGCCGTGGGCTACTTGCTGCTGCTGGCGGAGCTCTTCGTTCCCGGCGGCGTGCTCGGCCTGGTGGGCTTCGTGGTGGTGCTCTACGCCTGCTACCTGGCCTTCGACATGGGACCGCTGTGGGGCACCGCGGTGGTGTTGCTGAGCATGGGGGTCACCGCCGCCGGCGTGCATTTCTTCTTCCGATCCCGCACCGGCCGGGCGCTGGTCCTGGACAGTCCGGACCCTCCCAGCTGGCGCTCTCAGGAAGAGGATCTCAGCGATTTGATCGGCCGCCGGGGCCAGACCGTCACCGATTTGCGGCCTTCGGGAACCATGGAGTTGGAGGGTCGCCGCCTCGACGTGGTGGCGGATGGCGAATTCCTCGACGCCGGGACCGCCGTGGAGGTGGTAGAGGTCGAGGGCGGTCGGGTGGTGGTGGAGTCGGTGGCCGAGGTCGAGGCGGCGGACCCTGAGATCCCCACCGATCCGCCGGCCCGGCATGGCGCCGAAGAGCTCGCGGCGGGGCGAGAGGCGAAACCATAA